A single region of the Halobacterium wangiae genome encodes:
- the thsB gene encoding thermosome subunit beta gives MAQRNRMQGQPMIIMGDDAQRVKDKDAQEHNISAARAVADAVRSTLGPKGMDKMLVSSMGDVTVTNDGVTILQEMDIDNPTAEMIVEVAETQEDEAGDGTTTAVAIAGELLKNAEDLLENDIHPTAIIKGYNLAAEQAREEVDDIAIAVDPDDEDLIRSVAETSMTGKGAELDKELLSGIIYEAIKQVAVDTEDGDVVVDAANINIETQTGRSSSESELLRGAAISKDPVHDGMPSVVEDARILLLNEAVEVEEAEADTNVNIESPDQLQSFLDQEEQQLKEKVQQIVDTGANVVFCQKGIDDMAQHYLAKEGILAVRRTKKSDIEFLTNVLNSSVVTDLDAASEDDVASGSVTRDDEDELFYVEGDDDEAHGVTILLRGSTEYVVDELERGVTDALDVSAQTLSDGRVLPGGGAIEVELADRLRNFADSVSGREQLAVEAFADSLELVPRVLAENAGLDSIDTLVDLRSAHESGEERTGLNVLSGNLEDTFEAGVVEPAHAKEQAVTSASEAANLVLKIDDIISAGDLSTDKGDDEGGAGGMGGMGGGMGGMM, from the coding sequence ATGGCACAGCGAAACCGGATGCAGGGTCAGCCGATGATCATCATGGGCGACGACGCACAGCGCGTGAAGGACAAGGACGCCCAGGAGCACAACATCTCCGCGGCGCGCGCGGTCGCCGACGCGGTACGCTCCACGCTCGGCCCGAAAGGGATGGACAAGATGCTCGTCTCCTCGATGGGCGACGTCACCGTCACGAACGACGGCGTCACCATCCTCCAGGAGATGGACATCGACAACCCGACGGCTGAGATGATCGTCGAGGTCGCCGAGACACAGGAGGACGAGGCCGGCGACGGCACCACGACCGCGGTCGCCATCGCGGGTGAACTCCTCAAGAACGCCGAGGACCTCCTCGAGAACGACATCCACCCGACGGCCATCATCAAGGGGTACAACCTCGCCGCCGAACAGGCCCGCGAGGAGGTCGACGACATCGCCATCGCGGTCGACCCCGACGACGAGGACCTCATCCGGAGCGTCGCCGAGACCTCCATGACCGGGAAGGGCGCCGAACTCGACAAGGAACTCCTCTCCGGCATCATCTACGAGGCGATCAAGCAGGTCGCCGTCGACACCGAGGACGGCGACGTCGTCGTCGACGCAGCCAACATCAACATCGAGACCCAGACCGGCCGTAGCTCCAGCGAGTCCGAACTCCTCCGCGGCGCAGCCATCAGCAAGGACCCGGTCCACGACGGGATGCCCAGCGTCGTCGAGGACGCCCGCATCCTCCTCCTCAACGAGGCCGTCGAGGTCGAGGAGGCCGAGGCCGACACGAACGTCAACATCGAGAGCCCCGACCAGCTCCAGTCCTTCCTTGACCAGGAGGAACAGCAGCTCAAGGAGAAGGTCCAGCAGATCGTCGACACCGGCGCCAACGTCGTCTTCTGCCAGAAGGGCATCGACGACATGGCCCAGCACTACCTCGCGAAGGAGGGCATCCTCGCGGTCCGCCGCACGAAGAAGTCCGACATCGAGTTCCTGACGAACGTGCTCAACTCGTCCGTCGTCACGGACCTCGACGCGGCCAGCGAGGACGACGTCGCCAGCGGCTCCGTCACGCGCGACGACGAGGACGAACTGTTCTACGTCGAGGGCGACGACGACGAGGCCCACGGCGTCACCATCCTCCTGCGCGGCTCCACCGAGTACGTCGTCGACGAACTCGAGCGCGGTGTCACCGACGCGCTCGACGTGTCGGCCCAGACGCTCAGCGACGGTCGCGTGCTCCCCGGCGGCGGCGCCATCGAGGTCGAACTCGCGGACCGCCTCCGCAACTTCGCGGACTCCGTCTCCGGCCGCGAGCAGCTCGCCGTCGAGGCGTTCGCCGACTCCCTGGAGCTCGTCCCCCGCGTCCTCGCGGAGAACGCGGGCCTCGACTCCATCGACACGCTCGTCGACCTCCGCTCGGCCCACGAGTCCGGCGAGGAGCGCACCGGCCTGAACGTCCTCTCGGGCAACCTCGAGGACACCTTCGAGGCTGGCGTCGTCGAGCCCGCTCACGCCAAGGAGCAGGCCGTCACGAGCGCCTCCGAGGCCGCGAACCTCGTGCTCAAGATCGACGACATCATCTCCGCCGGCGACCTCTCCACCGACAAGGGTGACGACGAGGGCGGCGCCGGCGGCATGGGCGGCATGGGCGGCGGCATGGGCGGCATGATGTAA
- a CDS encoding MATE family efflux transporter, whose protein sequence is MAEQTLRTLMRTVDVLVTAAISPAAVVAVGLADLYARFPLRVGLGLGGGAISLSSQDTGRGAAVTRDEAITQAIILGALAGLPFAAFGLLFGPAAIRLLGANPTVVDLGGTYLAVVLLTAPARHVALIAARSLQGTGDTRTPMYVNAVSNVGNILGSFGLGLGYFGLPELGVFGVGVATASANVFTSLALVAAIASRHTTAGFARPQSTVITRQLFVVSVPKIVEGMSSALAEFPFNALLLTFGTNVNAAFQIGRRAYQQVTGPLSRGYSVAANVVVGQALGEGDPARARFDGWAVAALGLLTVGSVGFGLAYFARPLVMLLDDNPETLRYGVWFARAYGLSAPFLVAFVALSGALQGASETRVPLVARATGMFGFLLGFSYLAGVVLDWGVTGAYWGVALANVWMAAVVVAGFHWGDWASRAAGMMAERADS, encoded by the coding sequence ATGGCCGAGCAGACGCTCCGCACGCTGATGCGGACGGTCGACGTCCTCGTCACTGCCGCCATCTCCCCGGCCGCCGTCGTCGCCGTCGGCCTCGCCGACCTCTACGCGCGCTTCCCGCTCCGCGTGGGTCTCGGCCTCGGTGGCGGCGCCATCAGCCTCTCCAGTCAGGACACCGGCCGCGGCGCCGCAGTCACTCGCGACGAGGCCATCACACAGGCCATCATCCTCGGCGCGCTCGCCGGCCTCCCGTTCGCCGCGTTCGGCCTCCTGTTCGGCCCGGCGGCCATCCGCCTGCTCGGTGCGAACCCGACCGTCGTCGACCTCGGCGGGACCTACCTCGCAGTCGTCCTCCTCACCGCGCCGGCGCGTCACGTCGCCCTGATCGCGGCGCGCTCGCTGCAGGGGACCGGCGACACCCGGACGCCGATGTACGTCAACGCCGTCTCGAACGTCGGCAACATCCTGGGGAGTTTCGGCCTCGGCCTCGGCTACTTCGGACTCCCGGAACTCGGCGTGTTCGGCGTCGGTGTCGCCACCGCCTCGGCGAACGTCTTCACGTCGCTCGCGCTCGTCGCGGCCATCGCCTCCCGCCACACTACCGCCGGGTTCGCGCGCCCGCAGTCGACGGTCATCACGCGCCAGCTGTTCGTCGTCAGCGTGCCGAAGATCGTCGAGGGGATGAGCTCCGCGCTCGCGGAGTTCCCGTTCAACGCGCTCCTCCTGACGTTCGGCACGAACGTCAACGCCGCCTTCCAGATCGGGCGCCGGGCCTACCAGCAGGTGACGGGGCCGCTGTCCCGGGGCTACAGCGTCGCCGCGAACGTCGTCGTCGGGCAGGCGCTCGGCGAGGGTGACCCGGCCCGCGCGCGCTTCGACGGCTGGGCGGTCGCCGCGCTCGGCCTCCTCACCGTCGGCAGCGTCGGATTCGGCCTCGCGTACTTCGCCCGTCCGCTCGTCATGCTGCTCGACGACAACCCGGAGACACTCCGGTACGGCGTCTGGTTCGCTCGCGCGTACGGTCTCAGCGCGCCGTTCCTCGTCGCGTTCGTCGCGCTCTCCGGCGCGCTCCAGGGCGCCAGCGAGACCCGCGTCCCGCTTGTCGCTCGCGCCACCGGCATGTTCGGCTTCCTGCTCGGGTTCTCCTACCTCGCCGGCGTCGTCCTCGACTGGGGCGTCACCGGCGCGTACTGGGGCGTGGCGCTCGCGAACGTCTGGATGGCCGCCGTCGTCGTCGCCGGCTTCCACTGGGGCGACTGGGCGAGCAGAGCGGCAGGCATGATGGCCGAACGCGCCGACAGTTGA
- a CDS encoding ArsR/SmtB family transcription factor codes for MAQATDRLRRYLDDELGECRSEDVEQRLDELGTLEAALGSARVEAELDVLSALANETRYTLVRVLVAAGEELCVCELNAVVDVTESGLSHALSALVDAGLVEGRKDGRWKKYRATNRAVALVTVLEGSVSE; via the coding sequence ATGGCACAAGCCACGGACAGATTACGCCGGTACCTCGACGACGAGCTCGGGGAGTGCCGGAGCGAGGACGTCGAGCAGCGACTCGACGAACTCGGCACGCTCGAGGCCGCACTCGGCTCGGCGCGCGTCGAGGCCGAACTCGACGTCCTGTCGGCGCTCGCCAACGAGACCCGGTACACGCTCGTGCGCGTGCTCGTCGCCGCCGGCGAGGAGCTCTGCGTCTGCGAACTCAACGCCGTCGTCGACGTGACCGAGAGCGGACTGAGCCACGCGCTGTCGGCGCTCGTCGACGCGGGGCTCGTCGAGGGCCGGAAGGACGGCCGCTGGAAGAAGTACCGCGCGACGAACCGCGCCGTCGCGCTCGTCACCGTCCTCGAGGGGAGCGTCAGTGAGTGA
- a CDS encoding Rid family detoxifying hydrolase, producing the protein MKRIIDTPDAPAAVGAYSQATTDGNLLFTAGQIPMTPEGDLLDDEAIAVQTRQSLENVKAILEDEGLTMQDVLKVSVFMDDIQDFDEMNDAYKEYFQDNPPARSAVEVANLPKGVGVEIEAIATQPQH; encoded by the coding sequence ATGAAGCGCATCATCGACACCCCCGACGCGCCGGCGGCGGTCGGCGCGTACAGTCAGGCGACGACAGACGGCAACCTCCTGTTCACTGCGGGCCAGATTCCCATGACCCCGGAGGGCGACCTCCTCGACGACGAGGCCATCGCCGTCCAGACCCGCCAGAGTCTCGAGAACGTGAAGGCCATCCTCGAGGACGAGGGGCTGACGATGCAGGACGTGCTCAAGGTGTCGGTGTTCATGGACGACATCCAGGACTTCGACGAGATGAACGACGCCTACAAGGAGTACTTCCAGGACAACCCGCCCGCCCGCTCCGCGGTCGAGGTCGCCAACCTCCCGAAGGGCGTCGGCGTCGAGATCGAGGCCATCGCCACCCAGCCACAGCACTAG
- the glnA gene encoding type I glutamate--ammonia ligase, with product MTNDNSELDEREQAVVEKIDEEGIDFLRLQFTDILGTVKNVSVPASQAEKAFREGIYFDGSSIDGFVRIQESDMRLKPDSETFSVLPWRTREGETGGAARLICDVINTSTGEPFEGDPRYVLKQALDRAEEMGYTVNAAPEPEFFLFEEDENGRATTKTNDAGGYFDLAPKDLASDVRRDIIYGLEDMGFEIEASHHEVAEGQHEINFEYDDALTTADNVGTFRTVVRAIAAQHDLHATFMPKPIPRINGSGMHAHFSLFTEDGTNAFHDADDEFNLSEEAKQFTAGVLEHAKALAAVTNPTVNSYKRLVPGYEAPVYVAWSDRNRSALIRKPAARVPAASRIEARFPDPSCNPYLAFAVLIHAGLDGIERGLDCDEPVRENIYEFDEQKRQEYGIETLPSNLGEALDALAEDDVVTDALGEHVAEKFVEAKRSEFDDYRVDVSDWELDRYLETF from the coding sequence ATGACGAACGACAACTCGGAACTCGACGAACGCGAGCAGGCGGTCGTCGAGAAGATTGACGAAGAGGGCATCGACTTCCTGCGTCTCCAGTTCACGGACATCCTCGGCACCGTGAAGAACGTCTCCGTCCCCGCCTCGCAGGCGGAGAAGGCGTTCCGCGAGGGTATCTACTTCGACGGGTCCTCGATCGACGGCTTCGTCCGCATCCAGGAGTCCGACATGCGCCTCAAGCCCGACTCCGAGACGTTCTCGGTGCTCCCGTGGCGGACCCGGGAGGGCGAGACCGGCGGCGCCGCCCGTCTCATCTGTGACGTCATCAACACCTCGACGGGCGAACCGTTCGAGGGCGACCCGCGCTACGTCCTGAAGCAGGCCCTCGACCGCGCGGAGGAGATGGGGTACACGGTGAACGCCGCGCCCGAACCCGAGTTCTTCCTCTTCGAGGAGGACGAGAACGGCCGCGCGACGACGAAGACCAACGACGCCGGCGGCTACTTCGACCTCGCGCCGAAGGACCTCGCGAGCGACGTGCGCCGGGACATCATCTACGGCCTCGAGGACATGGGCTTCGAGATCGAGGCCTCCCACCACGAGGTCGCCGAGGGGCAACACGAGATCAACTTCGAGTACGACGACGCCCTCACGACGGCCGACAACGTCGGGACGTTCCGCACGGTCGTCCGCGCTATCGCGGCCCAGCACGACCTCCACGCGACGTTCATGCCCAAGCCCATCCCGCGCATCAACGGGTCGGGCATGCACGCCCACTTCTCGCTGTTCACCGAGGACGGCACGAACGCGTTCCACGACGCCGACGACGAGTTCAACCTCTCCGAGGAGGCCAAACAGTTCACCGCCGGCGTCCTCGAACACGCGAAGGCGCTCGCGGCCGTCACGAACCCGACCGTGAACTCCTACAAGCGCCTCGTCCCGGGCTACGAAGCCCCGGTGTACGTGGCGTGGTCCGACCGCAACCGTTCGGCGCTCATCCGGAAGCCGGCGGCGCGCGTGCCCGCTGCCAGCCGCATCGAGGCGCGCTTCCCCGACCCGTCGTGTAACCCGTACCTCGCGTTCGCGGTGCTCATCCACGCCGGCCTCGACGGCATCGAGCGCGGACTGGACTGCGACGAACCGGTCCGTGAGAACATCTACGAGTTCGACGAGCAGAAACGCCAGGAGTACGGCATCGAGACGCTCCCGTCGAACCTCGGCGAGGCGCTGGACGCACTGGCCGAAGACGACGTCGTCACCGACGCGCTCGGCGAGCACGTCGCGGAGAAGTTCGTCGAGGCGAAGCGGTCGGAGTTCGACGACTACCGCGTCGACGTCTCCGACTGGGAACTCGACCGGTACCTCGAGACCTTCTGA
- the arsB gene encoding ACR3 family arsenite efflux transporter, with protein MSEVAHDHGPDCGCADCGDPRSMDFLDRYLTVWIFAAMALGVGLGFVTPSVTGPIQDLHLVEIGLVVMMYPPLAKADYSQLRAVFSNWRVLGLSLVQNWLIGPTLMFGLAVFFFGGLVPGLPARPEYFLGLVFIGMARCIAMVLVWNELAEGSTEYVTGLVAFNSLFQILTYGVYVWFFALVLPPLLGMDALVAGITTFDVTPVQVVEAIVVFLGIPFLGGFLTRYVGTRVKSEQWYDDEFVPRIDPLTLVALLFTVVVMFATQGENIVATPGDVLLIAVPLTIYFVVMFLVSFGMGRGIGADYSTTTAIGFTAASNNFELAIAVAVAVFGVGSGVAFATVVGPLIEVPVLLALVNVALYFQRRYDWSARGDAATPTTD; from the coding sequence GTGAGTGAGGTCGCCCACGACCACGGGCCGGACTGCGGGTGTGCCGACTGCGGCGACCCGCGGTCGATGGACTTCCTCGACAGGTACCTCACCGTCTGGATCTTCGCCGCGATGGCGCTCGGCGTCGGCCTGGGCTTCGTCACGCCGTCGGTGACCGGGCCGATCCAGGACCTCCACCTCGTCGAGATCGGGCTCGTCGTGATGATGTACCCGCCGCTGGCGAAAGCGGACTACAGTCAGCTCCGGGCCGTGTTCAGCAACTGGCGCGTGCTCGGCCTGAGCCTCGTGCAGAACTGGCTCATCGGGCCGACGTTGATGTTCGGGCTCGCCGTCTTCTTCTTCGGCGGCCTCGTCCCCGGTCTGCCCGCTCGTCCCGAGTACTTCCTCGGCCTCGTGTTCATCGGAATGGCGCGCTGCATCGCGATGGTGCTCGTCTGGAACGAACTCGCGGAGGGGTCGACGGAGTACGTCACCGGCCTCGTCGCGTTCAACAGCCTCTTCCAGATCCTCACCTACGGCGTATACGTCTGGTTCTTCGCGCTGGTCCTTCCGCCGCTGCTCGGGATGGACGCGCTCGTCGCCGGCATCACGACCTTCGACGTCACCCCGGTGCAGGTGGTCGAGGCCATCGTCGTCTTCCTCGGCATCCCGTTCCTCGGGGGGTTCCTCACGCGCTACGTCGGCACCCGGGTGAAGAGCGAGCAGTGGTACGACGACGAGTTCGTCCCGAGAATCGACCCGCTGACGCTGGTCGCGCTGCTGTTCACCGTCGTCGTCATGTTCGCCACGCAGGGCGAGAATATCGTCGCCACCCCGGGCGACGTCCTGCTCATCGCGGTGCCACTCACCATCTACTTCGTCGTGATGTTCCTCGTCAGCTTCGGGATGGGACGGGGCATCGGCGCGGACTACTCCACGACCACCGCCATCGGCTTCACGGCCGCCTCGAACAACTTCGAACTCGCCATCGCCGTCGCCGTCGCCGTCTTCGGCGTCGGCTCCGGTGTCGCGTTCGCGACCGTCGTCGGTCCGCTCATCGAGGTCCCCGTCCTCCTCGCGCTCGTCAACGTCGCGCTGTACTTCCAGCGGCGCTACGACTGGAGCGCCCGCGGCGACGCCGCCACTCCAACCACCGATTGA
- a CDS encoding response regulator, with translation MTPDEERVGDHIDILLVEPNPGDARLFAESFNDGKLLNEIYTVTDGEAAIDFVQQHGAYAEMPRPDLVLLEPRLPGKAGMELLSELKDESALSDVPIVVLSSSDVGEDIARSHGLDADYYIQKPVEPEEFIQFVQSVEEFWLAVVRHPGED, from the coding sequence ATGACGCCGGACGAGGAACGGGTGGGCGATCACATCGACATCCTGCTGGTCGAACCCAACCCGGGGGACGCTCGGCTCTTCGCCGAATCGTTCAACGACGGGAAACTGCTGAACGAGATCTACACCGTCACCGACGGCGAGGCGGCCATCGACTTCGTCCAGCAGCACGGTGCGTACGCGGAGATGCCCCGACCCGACCTCGTGTTGCTCGAACCGCGGCTACCCGGGAAAGCCGGGATGGAGCTGCTGTCGGAACTGAAAGACGAGTCGGCGCTCTCGGACGTCCCCATCGTCGTCCTCTCGAGTTCCGACGTGGGCGAGGATATCGCCAGGTCGCACGGCCTCGACGCGGACTACTACATCCAGAAGCCGGTCGAACCGGAGGAGTTCATCCAGTTCGTGCAGTCCGTCGAGGAGTTCTGGCTGGCGGTCGTCCGGCACCCTGGAGAGGATTGA
- the ilvA gene encoding threonine ammonia-lyase, producing the protein MIELDDVLAARDRVADVARHTPLDYSHTFSDMTGASVHLKLECFQRTGSFKIRGATNRIRTLTDEEQAAGVVTASAGNHAQGVALAASRSGVDSKVVMPETAPISKVKATRSYGAEVVLDGADYDEAQAYAHEIEDREGRTYVHAFDDEYIMAGQGTLGLEIVDDLPDLDTVVVPIGGGGLISGIATAVKAHDPDVRVVGVQAEGASTVASSLDKGGPQSVDSVDTIADGIAVRRVGERTFPVIRERVDEVVTVSDDEIATALVLLLERGKTLVEGAGATPLAAVLERKFDYEEGETIVPALCGGNIDLNLLTTVIMRGLVDQGRYVKLRTVLKDRPGSLNDLLDVVADERANIYAIQHDRTNRDIAMNATEVELDLETRGPEHVDGLLDRIREEGFEVTVLNGPRPQN; encoded by the coding sequence ATGATCGAACTCGACGACGTGCTGGCGGCCCGCGACCGCGTCGCGGACGTCGCCCGACACACACCCCTGGACTACTCCCACACGTTCTCCGACATGACGGGCGCCTCCGTCCACCTGAAACTGGAGTGCTTCCAGCGGACGGGGTCGTTCAAGATACGGGGGGCCACCAACCGCATCCGCACGCTCACCGACGAGGAGCAGGCCGCCGGCGTCGTCACCGCCTCCGCCGGCAACCACGCGCAGGGCGTCGCGCTCGCGGCGAGTCGCTCCGGCGTCGACTCCAAGGTCGTGATGCCCGAGACCGCCCCCATCTCGAAGGTGAAGGCGACCAGGAGCTACGGCGCGGAGGTCGTCCTCGACGGCGCGGACTACGACGAGGCACAGGCCTACGCCCACGAAATCGAGGACCGAGAGGGCCGCACGTACGTCCACGCCTTCGACGACGAGTACATCATGGCCGGGCAGGGGACGCTCGGCCTCGAGATCGTCGACGACCTCCCGGACCTCGACACCGTCGTCGTCCCCATCGGGGGCGGCGGCCTCATCTCGGGCATCGCGACTGCGGTGAAGGCCCACGACCCCGACGTTCGCGTCGTGGGCGTACAGGCCGAGGGTGCCTCCACCGTCGCCAGTTCCCTCGACAAAGGGGGTCCCCAGAGCGTCGACTCCGTCGACACCATCGCGGACGGCATCGCCGTCCGACGGGTCGGTGAGCGGACGTTCCCCGTCATCCGCGAGCGCGTCGACGAGGTGGTCACGGTCTCCGACGACGAGATCGCGACCGCGCTCGTCCTGCTGCTCGAGCGCGGCAAGACCCTCGTCGAAGGCGCCGGTGCGACGCCGCTGGCGGCGGTGCTCGAGCGGAAGTTCGACTACGAGGAGGGCGAGACCATCGTGCCCGCGCTCTGCGGCGGGAACATCGACCTCAACCTGCTCACCACGGTCATCATGCGCGGCCTCGTCGACCAGGGTCGCTACGTGAAACTGCGCACCGTCCTGAAGGACCGCCCCGGGTCGCTCAACGACCTGCTGGACGTCGTCGCCGACGAGCGCGCGAACATCTACGCCATCCAGCACGACCGCACGAACCGCGACATCGCGATGAACGCCACCGAGGTCGAACTCGACCTCGAGACTCGCGGCCCCGAGCACGTCGACGGGCTGCTCGACCGCATCCGCGAGGAGGGCTTCGAGGTGACCGTGCTCAACGGCCCGCGCCCGCAGAACTGA
- a CDS encoding low molecular weight phosphatase family protein: MSAAFAEREVDRRGLADRVEILTGGTHPADHVHEGVVAAMADAGFDLSDRTPREIPLDELRTCDYVATMGCSTLNVDEVRDDVDVRDWALADPDGQDPEAVREIRDEIEDRVVALFDELEREGVTA; the protein is encoded by the coding sequence ATGTCCGCCGCGTTCGCCGAGCGCGAAGTCGACCGCCGTGGCCTCGCCGACCGCGTCGAGATTCTCACCGGCGGCACTCACCCCGCCGACCACGTCCACGAAGGGGTCGTCGCGGCGATGGCCGACGCCGGCTTCGACCTCTCCGACCGGACGCCCCGCGAGATCCCACTCGACGAACTCCGAACCTGTGACTACGTCGCGACGATGGGCTGTTCGACCCTCAACGTCGACGAAGTGCGTGACGACGTCGACGTCCGCGACTGGGCGCTCGCCGACCCGGACGGCCAGGACCCCGAGGCAGTCCGGGAGATACGCGACGAGATCGAAGATCGAGTCGTTGCGCTGTTCGACGAACTGGAGCGGGAAGGCGTGACGGCGTAG
- the lrp gene encoding HTH-type transcriptional regulator Lrp has protein sequence MTYENLDARLVNELLGDGRASLRSLGEDLGVSVTTVSNHLQTLEEGGVIQGYTPIVNYDELGYDVTAILQLKVEGGALPDITGRLRGHKQMVSVYEVTGDYDVVAVGKFKDTDDMNALIKELLADADIKESNTSVVLNAAAENEQFELDIDEE, from the coding sequence ATGACGTACGAGAACCTCGACGCGCGACTCGTGAACGAACTCCTCGGCGACGGCCGCGCCAGTCTCCGCAGTCTCGGCGAGGACCTCGGCGTCTCCGTCACCACCGTCTCGAACCACCTCCAGACCCTCGAGGAGGGCGGCGTCATCCAGGGGTACACGCCCATCGTGAACTACGACGAACTCGGCTACGACGTCACCGCCATCCTCCAGCTCAAGGTCGAGGGCGGTGCACTCCCGGACATCACCGGTCGTCTCCGCGGTCACAAGCAGATGGTCTCCGTCTACGAGGTGACCGGCGACTACGACGTCGTCGCCGTCGGCAAGTTCAAAGACACCGACGACATGAACGCACTCATCAAGGAACTGCTCGCGGACGCCGACATCAAGGAGTCCAACACGAGCGTCGTCCTGAACGCCGCCGCCGAGAACGAGCAGTTCGAACTCGACATCGACGAGGAGTAG
- a CDS encoding formate/nitrite transporter family protein, protein MSTDSDPSGATLSYRNILEREMENALKEVGRPPRGLFLSGFSAGLNLSFGVLFMAMVLTYSGGFGSELTKQVTLAVVSAVAFLFVVIGQTELFTAQATMAVIPVLDGRIGLSKLGRFWGIIYAANLLGCAGFAGLIAVVGPAMGVVEPGAVGSLADALTGLPWWVVLASAVIAGWLMGLTTWLAAASRDTIGRVVVVLVITATIGFGPFHHVILGTTELLTAMLLGQGVGPAAFGEFLVLATVGNVVGGSVFVGLLNYGHIALAGDEADVDFESE, encoded by the coding sequence ATGTCCACGGACTCCGATCCCAGCGGTGCGACGCTGTCGTACCGCAACATCCTGGAACGCGAGATGGAGAACGCCCTCAAGGAGGTCGGCCGTCCGCCCAGAGGACTGTTCCTCTCGGGCTTCTCGGCGGGGTTGAACCTGAGCTTCGGCGTGCTGTTCATGGCGATGGTGCTGACCTACTCCGGGGGGTTCGGCTCGGAGCTCACGAAACAGGTGACGCTGGCGGTGGTCTCGGCCGTCGCGTTCCTCTTCGTCGTCATCGGCCAGACCGAACTGTTCACCGCCCAGGCGACGATGGCCGTCATCCCGGTGCTCGACGGGCGCATCGGGCTCTCGAAACTGGGGCGGTTCTGGGGGATCATCTACGCCGCGAACCTGCTGGGCTGTGCCGGGTTCGCGGGACTGATCGCGGTTGTCGGCCCGGCGATGGGAGTCGTCGAACCGGGCGCGGTGGGGTCGCTGGCGGACGCGCTCACCGGACTCCCGTGGTGGGTCGTGCTCGCCAGTGCGGTCATCGCTGGCTGGCTGATGGGGCTGACCACCTGGCTGGCGGCCGCCAGCCGCGACACGATCGGGCGGGTGGTGGTCGTCCTGGTAATCACCGCGACCATCGGGTTCGGACCGTTCCACCACGTCATCCTGGGGACGACGGAGTTGCTGACGGCGATGCTGCTCGGGCAGGGGGTCGGGCCGGCGGCGTTCGGGGAGTTTCTGGTGCTGGCGACCGTCGGCAACGTCGTCGGCGGGTCGGTGTTCGTCGGCCTGCTCAACTACGGGCACATCGCGCTCGCGGGCGACGAGGCCGACGTCGACTTCGAGTCGGAGTAG